The following DNA comes from Chloroflexota bacterium.
TTCAGCGATTATTTGGCACACAGGGTTTCGCAGCAAGCAACTGGCTCTTCCTGCTGGCACTAAGCCCGCTGGTGTTGCTCGCTGACGAAGTGCGTAAGCTGGTGATTTACCTACGGGAAAGGCACATTGTCAGGAGGTGATTCATGAGGACTATCATTATTGGTTGTGGCCGGATGGGAGCAGGTCTGGCACAGATCCTGAGTCGGAGCGGCCACGCAGTGACTGTGGTGGACAAGGATCCGGCCAGTCTGGAACGCCTGGGACCTGCGTTCAAGGGCAATGTCATCAAGGGAGTGGGGTTTGACCGTGAAGTGCTTCTGGCTGCCGGTGTCGAGAAAGTTGATGGTCTAGCTGCCTTGACGGACAGCGATGAGGTCAATATCGTCGTGGCTCGCATTGCCAGCCAGGTCTTTCGGGTTCCGCGGGTGGTTGCCCGTCTGCATGACCCGCGCAAAGCTGATATTTACCGTCGGCTAGGCCTGCAGACTGTTGCCCCGATCACATGGGGGATCAAGCAAGTGGCCGATCTCCTCTCCTATTCCCCGCTGGACGCAATACTCAGCCTGGGAAGTGGCGAGGCTAATGTGGTGGCGGTAGAAATCCCACTTCTTCTGGTTGGGCGTACGGCGCGGGAATTGACGGTCTCCGGTGAAATCCATGTGGTGGCCATCAGCCGGGAAGGCAAGGCCTTCCTGCCCACACTGGGCACAGTATTCCAAAAGGGTGATTTGGTTTATCTGGTGGTATTAGCTGCATCTACCAACCGTCTGAAAGCGCTGCTGGGATTATCTTAAAGGAGGTGACACCATGGCGACCAGCGTGATTATTGTAGGAGGAGGCAAAGTGGGCACCTCGCTGGCCTCGCTGCTGCTGGGCAAGGGACATAAGGTAAAGGTCATTGAGGCACAGCAGGAGGAAATCCCCCGGTTACAAAAAGACTTGCCACCGGAGGTGGTGGTGCTAGGCAGTGGGACAGACCCGAATGTGCTAGAAGCAGCCGGCGTTCGCGGGACAAATGTGGTAGCGGCTGTCACGGGCCAAGACGAAACCAATCTGGTGGTCACCAGCCTGGCACGCTTTGAGTTCTATGTACCCCGTACTGTGGCACGTGTGAATAATCCCAAGAACGCCTGGATGTTCACCCCGATCATGGGAGTGGATGTGGCACTGGATCAACCCGACCTGATGGCTCACCTCATTGCTGAGGAAATGTCACTGAGTGAAGTGATGACATTGTTCAAGCTGCGGCAAAGACAGTACCTGCTGATGGAACAGAGGATACAAGCCCCAGCAATGGCCATAGGAAAGGCGGTACGAGACCTGGACCTGCCCGCAGAGTGTGTGCTCATTTCCGTCATGCGGAAGGGTCAAGTCTTCACCCCTCGGGGTGAAACGGTGTTAGAGGCAGGCGACGAAGTGCTCGCAGTAGTGCATGCTACGCAACAGGAGAAATTGAAAACCCTGCTGGGATCGGCAAAGCGGGCATGAACATAAGCCGAAGCAAAGATTAGTCGCCCGCCAGCGGCTCCAGAATCGGAGGGGCACCCTTACGCCGGGCTGGTAACGCTACCCAACTCTATTCGGGCAAGCATGCCCGGTGATAACCACGTTACCCGGCGAGTAACTCCTTCACCTTTTGCATGAAGGCCGGCAGGGCCTGCTTCCAGTCACCCACTACCCCAAAGGCAGCTTCCTTGAAGATATTGGCCTCTGGGTCCTTGTTTATAGCAACGATAGTTTTTGAACCAGAACAACCGGCCATGTGCTGGCTTGATCCGGAAAGGGCTACCGCGATATAGAGTTCAGGGGTGACAATCTTTCCGGTAAGTCCGACCTGCACAGTAGACGGAACCCAGCCGTTATCAACAGCAGGTCTGGTCGCTCCCACCGCACCCTTTAGCATCCTGGCCAGTTCCTCCAGTTGCTTGAAACCTTCGGTGCTACCCACCCCCCTGCCACCACCCACCACCACCGGGGCATCCTCTAGCTTGACCCCAGCCACTTCCTCCTTCACCTTTTGCACGAACTTGGCCTTTATCATAGAGGCATCTATCCCAGCGGGAACGTCAACCACCTCGCCTTTTCTTGAGCCGTCGCGCGGCAGCGGTGACATGGCTTTCGATCGTACGGTGACCATCTGAGGCAGAGACTCTGTAGTGAAAATCGCTTTAGCATTGCCCCCGTAGACAGGTCGTGTCTGAAGCAGAAGTTTGCTCTGGGGATCGATGGCCAACTCCACGCAGTCCATGGAAACGGCTGTATTCAGCCTGAAAGCTAGCCTTGGGACCAGGTCGCGCCCCAGGGAGGTCTGCCCCATAAGCAGTACTCTGGGCATTACCTGCTTTACTATTTTCTCCATTACCACTACGTAGGCGTCCGGCTGGTAGTCCTTCAGCAATGGATCATCGACAACGTATACTTTGTCTGCGCCGTACGCAATAACCTCTGAGGCAAATCCTTTAACGCCACTCCCCAACAGGACGGCGGACAGCCCCTCTCCCAAGCTGTCAGCCAGCTTCCGCCCACAGCCCAATAACTCGGTGGTAATACCGACTAATTTCCCTTCGACGACTTCGCCACAGACCAATACGCCTTTGTACTCTGCCATCTATTCCTCCTTCAGTCACTGATACCCCTCCGGCAGCAGGCTTCTGCTGCCGGTTGAGTTGATATCTTTCCTTCCTGATCTTCTTCGGCCTCTCTCGACTGACCTTCCAGCGAGAACCAGCACTCGTTAAGCAATCGCTTCGCTACCTCTGATCCTTCGGCTTCAGCAGCTTTCAGTCTCTCGTAGAAGAAATGCATCGGAAGGCCACAACACTGCATGTCTTAGACTCGCCTTTTCAACACCTTTCTATATGACCTTAGCTTCTCTGAGGCGGAGAGCCAGCTTAACTGCCGCGTCTGTCACGTTTTCACCCGCCACGATCTCACACTTCCCCTCTTTCACCGGCTGGAAGAGTTTAACTAACTTTGTGCGCCTCCCCTGAGCGCCGATCTGCGAGGGCTGAAGACCAATGTCGGCCGGCTTCCAAACAATGGGCTGTATCTTGGCCGCCTTCATAATCCCTTTGAGGGGGGCATAGCGCGGTTCGCCCAGCTCGTTAGTCACCGTTATCAAGCAGGGCGTAGGTACTTCTACCACCTCAAACCCATCCGCCACCATACGCTCCACTCTGACCTTACCGTCAACAACTTCCACCTTCTTGACCAGGGTGACACTGGGAATCCCCAGAATCTGGGCAATGCCTAAGCCTACCTGACCAGCATCCCAGTCGGCTGCCTGTCGCCCGCAAAAAATGATGTCATAGGTGCCTATTTTCTTGATGGCCGCAGCCAAAGCGTAGGCAGTGGACCAGCTATCGCCATCCTCGTACGATGGGTCTTCCAGCAAAACCAGCTCATCCGCACCCATGGCCAGGGGTTTTTTCACCACATCTCGCACCAGATTGTTGCCCAAACTGATTACGGTTATCTTCCCCTCCTTCCGGGCATCCTTCACCCGAAGAGCCGCCTCTACCGCTATCTCATCAAAGGTGCTGATCACCGGCGGGACACCTGGCGGGGGGACAACCCTGTTGGTACCTGCATCCACCTTGAAGCTGGCTGGAGGTGCTTCAGGATCGGGAACTTGCTTTGCACAAACGATAAATTGCATAAATCATCTCCTCCTGTCGACGGCCGATGTGGCTTCAGCGCCACCAAACAACCAAGCTTATAATGTATCACAGTCACGTGAAGCATGTCAAACCAGCCCATGTCTGGCAGGCACAACTAGGGATGCCCGGTTGTCAGGGGAACTGGACTCCTGTATGATATACTCGACCCGGTAGGTGAAAGGAAAGCGACTTTGGCGCACGCTTTTCAATCCCAATACGTAAACTGCTAACGGTCTTATAATAGTCTGTATGGTCCGTATGCCAGAAACTGCTTGTACTGTTATGCAGCGAGACTATCTTATTATGAGACGACTAGTAATAGGTGGTATCATTGCCAGGGCTGGTCAATGTGGCCAAAACGGGATGGGACTGGAAGAACCTCCAGTACCATATTACCTGGATTCATTATCATCGAGGAGGTGTCATGGAAACCGCCACGCTTCTAAATGCCGTTCAAAGGTATGTTGAAGCCTTTGAGAAAGCTGATCTCAACATCATCCGCCAGCTTTTCGCTGAGGATGCCACCGTGGAAGACCCGGTCGGCTCAACGCGGGTGTGCCGCGGCATGAAGGAGATCCTTGAACTGTACAAAGCCG
Coding sequences within:
- a CDS encoding TrkA family potassium uptake protein; translated protein: MATSVIIVGGGKVGTSLASLLLGKGHKVKVIEAQQEEIPRLQKDLPPEVVVLGSGTDPNVLEAAGVRGTNVVAAVTGQDETNLVVTSLARFEFYVPRTVARVNNPKNAWMFTPIMGVDVALDQPDLMAHLIAEEMSLSEVMTLFKLRQRQYLLMEQRIQAPAMAIGKAVRDLDLPAECVLISVMRKGQVFTPRGETVLEAGDEVLAVVHATQQEKLKTLLGSAKRA
- a CDS encoding electron transfer flavoprotein subunit beta/FixA family protein → MQFIVCAKQVPDPEAPPASFKVDAGTNRVVPPPGVPPVISTFDEIAVEAALRVKDARKEGKITVISLGNNLVRDVVKKPLAMGADELVLLEDPSYEDGDSWSTAYALAAAIKKIGTYDIIFCGRQAADWDAGQVGLGIAQILGIPSVTLVKKVEVVDGKVRVERMVADGFEVVEVPTPCLITVTNELGEPRYAPLKGIMKAAKIQPIVWKPADIGLQPSQIGAQGRRTKLVKLFQPVKEGKCEIVAGENVTDAAVKLALRLREAKVI
- a CDS encoding electron transfer flavoprotein subunit alpha/FixB family protein; the protein is MAEYKGVLVCGEVVEGKLVGITTELLGCGRKLADSLGEGLSAVLLGSGVKGFASEVIAYGADKVYVVDDPLLKDYQPDAYVVVMEKIVKQVMPRVLLMGQTSLGRDLVPRLAFRLNTAVSMDCVELAIDPQSKLLLQTRPVYGGNAKAIFTTESLPQMVTVRSKAMSPLPRDGSRKGEVVDVPAGIDASMIKAKFVQKVKEEVAGVKLEDAPVVVGGGRGVGSTEGFKQLEELARMLKGAVGATRPAVDNGWVPSTVQVGLTGKIVTPELYIAVALSGSSQHMAGCSGSKTIVAINKDPEANIFKEAAFGVVGDWKQALPAFMQKVKELLAG
- a CDS encoding TrkA family potassium uptake protein, with product MRTIIIGCGRMGAGLAQILSRSGHAVTVVDKDPASLERLGPAFKGNVIKGVGFDREVLLAAGVEKVDGLAALTDSDEVNIVVARIASQVFRVPRVVARLHDPRKADIYRRLGLQTVAPITWGIKQVADLLSYSPLDAILSLGSGEANVVAVEIPLLLVGRTARELTVSGEIHVVAISREGKAFLPTLGTVFQKGDLVYLVVLAASTNRLKALLGLS